A window of the Scandinavium goeteborgense genome harbors these coding sequences:
- the pncB gene encoding nicotinate phosphoribosyltransferase — protein sequence MTQFASPVLQTLLDTDAYKLHMQQAVFHHYYDVQVAAEFRCRGDDLLGIYADAIREQVEAMQSLRLQDDEFQWLSGLPFLKQDYLDWLRDFRYNPQQVIIRNDNGKLNIRLEGPWREVIMWEVPLLAVISELVHRYRSPEASVELALETLERKLVDFNHLTQDMDMSGFRLMDFGTRRRFSREVQQAIVERLQQESWFVGTSNYDLARRLSLTPMGTQAHEWFQAHQQISPDLATSQRVALAAWLEEYPDQLRIALTDCITMDAFLRDFGPEFAERYQGLRHDSGDPVEWGEKAIAHYQKLGIDPMSKVLVFSDNLDLKKAVDLYRHFSSRVNLSFGIGTRLTCDIPQVKPLNIVIKLVECNGKPVAKLSDSPGKTICHDKAFVRALRKAFDLPQVKKAS from the coding sequence ATGACACAATTCGCTTCCCCTGTTCTGCAGACTCTGCTTGATACAGATGCTTATAAGCTGCATATGCAGCAGGCCGTCTTCCATCATTATTATGATGTCCAAGTGGCTGCAGAATTTCGCTGCCGCGGTGATGACCTGCTCGGTATTTATGCTGACGCCATCCGCGAACAAGTCGAAGCGATGCAGTCGCTGCGACTGCAGGACGACGAGTTTCAGTGGTTGTCCGGCCTGCCGTTCTTAAAGCAGGACTACCTCGACTGGCTGCGCGATTTTCGCTACAACCCCCAGCAGGTCATCATTCGTAACGATAATGGCAAATTAAACATTCGCCTCGAAGGCCCGTGGCGTGAAGTCATCATGTGGGAAGTTCCGCTGTTGGCCGTCATTAGCGAGCTGGTTCATCGCTATCGTTCCCCCGAAGCCAGCGTTGAGCTGGCGCTTGAGACACTGGAACGTAAGCTGGTTGATTTCAATCACCTTACCCAGGATATGGATATGTCTGGCTTCCGCCTGATGGACTTCGGCACCCGCCGTCGTTTCTCTCGTGAAGTACAGCAGGCGATTGTCGAACGTCTTCAGCAGGAGTCGTGGTTTGTCGGCACCAGTAATTATGATCTGGCGCGCCGTCTGTCACTGACCCCGATGGGCACTCAGGCACACGAATGGTTCCAGGCACATCAGCAAATCAGTCCTGACCTGGCGACCAGCCAGCGCGTGGCGTTGGCTGCCTGGCTTGAAGAATATCCGGACCAGCTGCGGATTGCCCTCACCGACTGCATCACCATGGACGCTTTCCTGCGTGACTTCGGCCCGGAGTTTGCCGAACGTTATCAGGGGCTGCGTCATGACTCCGGGGATCCGGTGGAATGGGGTGAAAAAGCCATCGCGCATTATCAGAAGCTCGGTATTGATCCGATGAGCAAAGTGCTGGTGTTCTCCGATAATCTCGACCTGAAAAAGGCCGTTGATTTGTATCGCCACTTCTCGTCGCGGGTGAATCTGAGCTTCGGGATAGGCACGCGGCTGACCTGCGATATCCCTCAGGTGAAACCGCTGAATATCGTGATAAAACTGGTGGAATGTAACGGCAAGCCGGTGGCCAAACTGTCCGATAGCCCAGGCAAAACCATCTGCCACGATAAGGCGTTTGTTCGCGCTTTACGCAAAGCCTTCGACCTTCCCCAGGTCAAAAAGGCCAGTTAA
- the asnS gene encoding asparagine--tRNA ligase: MSVVPVADVLQGRVAVDSEVTVRGWVRTRRDSKAGFSFLAVYDGSCFDPVQAVVNNSLPNYDQEVLRLTTGCSVIITGKVVASQGQGQSFEIQASHVEVTGWVEDPDTYPMAAKRHSIEYLREVAHLRPRTNLIGAVARVRHTLAQALHRFFHEQGYFWVSTPLITASDTEGAGEMFRVSTLDMENLPRNDQGKVDYDKDFFGREAFLTVSGQLNGETYACALSKIYTFGPTFRAENSNTSRHLAEFWMLEPEVAFADLEDNAALAEAMLKYVFKAVLEERADDMKFFAERVDKDAVSRLERFVEADFAQVDYTDAITILENCGQTFENPVFWGVDLSSEHERYLAEKHFQAPVVVKNYPKDIKAFYMRLNDDGKTVAAMDVLAPGIGEIIGGSQREERLDVLDARLAEMGLNKEDYSWYRDLRRYGTVPHSGFGLGFERLIAYVTGVQNVRDVIAFPRTPRNASF, from the coding sequence ATGAGCGTTGTGCCTGTAGCCGACGTACTCCAGGGCCGCGTAGCCGTTGACAGCGAAGTCACCGTGCGCGGATGGGTGCGTACCCGTCGAGATTCAAAAGCTGGCTTTTCCTTCCTCGCCGTCTATGACGGTTCCTGCTTTGATCCTGTACAGGCCGTCGTCAATAATTCTCTGCCCAATTACGATCAGGAAGTGTTACGCCTGACGACCGGCTGTTCCGTGATTATCACCGGTAAAGTGGTGGCATCTCAGGGTCAGGGTCAGAGTTTTGAAATTCAGGCGTCTCACGTTGAAGTGACTGGCTGGGTTGAAGATCCGGATACCTATCCAATGGCGGCCAAACGCCACAGCATCGAATACCTGCGTGAAGTTGCGCACCTGCGTCCGCGTACCAACCTGATTGGTGCCGTCGCCCGTGTGCGTCACACTCTGGCGCAAGCGCTGCACCGCTTCTTCCACGAGCAGGGCTATTTCTGGGTATCTACCCCACTCATCACCGCTTCTGATACTGAAGGCGCGGGTGAGATGTTCCGCGTTTCTACGCTGGATATGGAAAACCTGCCGCGTAACGATCAGGGCAAAGTCGATTACGACAAAGACTTCTTTGGTCGTGAAGCGTTCCTGACCGTTTCCGGTCAGCTGAACGGCGAAACTTATGCCTGTGCGCTGTCCAAGATTTACACCTTCGGCCCAACCTTCCGTGCTGAAAACTCAAACACCAGCCGCCACCTGGCGGAATTCTGGATGCTTGAGCCGGAAGTGGCCTTTGCCGACCTGGAAGATAACGCCGCACTCGCTGAAGCCATGCTGAAGTATGTCTTCAAAGCGGTGCTGGAAGAACGTGCCGATGACATGAAATTCTTCGCCGAGCGCGTTGATAAAGATGCCGTCAGCCGTCTGGAGCGTTTTGTTGAAGCAGACTTCGCCCAGGTGGATTACACCGACGCGATCACCATTCTGGAAAACTGCGGTCAGACCTTCGAGAACCCGGTCTTCTGGGGCGTGGATCTCTCATCCGAGCACGAACGTTACCTGGCTGAGAAACACTTCCAGGCTCCGGTTGTTGTGAAAAACTACCCGAAAGACATTAAGGCATTCTATATGCGCCTTAATGACGACGGTAAAACCGTTGCGGCAATGGACGTTCTGGCTCCAGGCATCGGTGAAATCATCGGTGGCTCCCAGCGTGAAGAGCGTCTGGACGTGCTTGATGCGCGTCTGGCTGAGATGGGTCTGAATAAAGAAGACTACAGCTGGTACCGCGATCTGCGTCGCTACGGTACTGTGCCTCACTCCGGCTTCGGTCTTGGTTTTGAGCGTCTGATTGCCTACGTGACCGGCGTTCAGAACGTTCGTGACGTGATTGCGTTCCCGCGTACTCCGCGTAACGCCAGCTTCTAA